From one Vibrio palustris genomic stretch:
- a CDS encoding ABC transporter permease subunit: MTSFTAFRSLRFITLLSSLSRLLTLAGVVVVVALLPWLSGHDPALALLRARSAEQNPSPEALQAIRDALGLDQGPMHLMMSWLQGLLHGDAGVSWVSGRPIMDGMLNAASVSLSLMGFALTAALVIALVIAAPTIKRGLQGDAYRSHGIIAVIFTALPEFLLASLLLLIGAIWLQWFPPFGWKSVHYAVLPALSLAIPAGGYLGRLLSDTIAHVFTEPWIATWSVAGISRWHITIAVLKRAIATVLPLMGLVLVSLTGAAIAVEKVFAIPGLGRATLGAAIAKDMPTLQLGILFILTIAFITGISVNLLRYLLLGRALRLGALPPAKEHTTTPSGKARSLPWICLLLLSLVIAVGIFRDPFMIQYARLAEPSWQLPFGADAMGRDILARVAHGSFYTCLVALTIAVLCLVIGFIIGQFPRLMAGPIEMANALPPVITGLLIVAVSGPGMIGASIAVLLVSWAPLAAHAAALTEEVKARSYIQMLPLIGVGTIRRQLCYVLPAIFKPLLRHAMLRVPGMALALASLGFLGLGAMPPSPEWGRILAEGMPYVERSYWVVLAPALSLITLSVFAVSAASIWGQPRRR; encoded by the coding sequence ATGACGAGCTTTACCGCGTTCCGTTCTTTACGTTTTATAACGTTACTCTCTAGCCTTTCACGCCTGCTAACACTAGCAGGCGTTGTGGTTGTCGTCGCTCTGCTTCCTTGGCTGTCCGGCCACGATCCTGCTCTTGCATTATTGCGGGCTCGCTCTGCTGAGCAAAACCCGAGCCCTGAGGCACTGCAAGCGATCCGCGATGCACTGGGTCTAGACCAAGGTCCTATGCACCTTATGATGAGTTGGCTACAAGGCCTCCTACATGGTGATGCCGGCGTATCTTGGGTATCAGGAAGGCCTATTATGGATGGTATGCTCAATGCAGCGAGTGTGTCATTGAGTTTAATGGGCTTTGCGCTCACGGCAGCACTAGTCATTGCTTTAGTAATAGCCGCTCCTACTATCAAACGGGGTTTACAAGGTGATGCGTATCGTAGTCATGGTATTATCGCCGTTATTTTCACCGCGTTACCTGAATTTCTGTTGGCTTCCTTATTACTTCTGATCGGTGCTATTTGGTTGCAGTGGTTTCCACCATTTGGCTGGAAAAGTGTCCACTATGCGGTGCTGCCTGCGCTCTCTCTTGCGATACCCGCGGGCGGATATTTAGGTCGATTACTTTCTGACACCATCGCTCACGTTTTTACTGAACCTTGGATTGCCACTTGGAGTGTTGCCGGTATCAGTCGCTGGCACATCACTATTGCTGTATTAAAGCGTGCGATTGCCACCGTATTACCCTTGATGGGACTGGTGTTAGTGTCATTAACGGGCGCGGCAATTGCGGTCGAGAAAGTGTTTGCTATTCCTGGCTTAGGCCGTGCCACTTTGGGGGCCGCGATTGCTAAAGACATGCCAACACTGCAATTGGGCATACTGTTTATTCTTACCATCGCGTTTATCACTGGTATTAGCGTTAACCTTTTGCGCTACCTGCTTTTGGGTCGTGCGCTGCGCTTAGGGGCTTTACCACCGGCGAAAGAGCACACCACAACACCATCAGGCAAAGCCCGCTCTCTCCCGTGGATTTGTTTACTGCTGCTCAGTCTTGTTATTGCGGTAGGAATATTTAGAGATCCCTTTATGATCCAATACGCTCGATTAGCTGAGCCATCATGGCAACTGCCGTTTGGCGCTGATGCAATGGGAAGAGATATTCTCGCGCGCGTTGCCCATGGCAGTTTTTATACCTGCTTAGTCGCATTAACCATTGCTGTACTGTGTTTAGTCATTGGCTTCATCATCGGGCAATTTCCGCGCCTTATGGCCGGTCCCATTGAAATGGCCAATGCGCTACCGCCGGTTATTACAGGGCTATTGATTGTCGCCGTCTCTGGGCCGGGAATGATTGGCGCAAGTATTGCCGTCTTATTAGTCAGCTGGGCACCGTTAGCGGCGCACGCAGCGGCGCTGACAGAAGAAGTCAAAGCGCGATCTTATATACAAATGTTACCACTTATCGGGGTAGGCACAATAAGACGCCAACTGTGTTATGTGTTACCGGCGATTTTTAAACCCTTGCTACGCCATGCCATGCTGCGTGTCCCTGGGATGGCATTAGCTTTAGCCTCACTCGGCTTTCTTGGTTTAGGAGCCATGCCACCAAGCCCAGAATGGGGGCGCATTTTAGCTGAGGGCATGCCTTATGTGGAACGCAGTTATTGGGTGGTACTGGCTCCGGCATTGTCATTAATCACTTTGTCGGTTTTCGCGGTCAGTGCCGCAAGTATTTGGGGGCAGCCGCGTCGCCGCTAG
- a CDS encoding gamma-glutamyl-gamma-aminobutyrate hydrolase family protein, producing the protein MDKKPRIGVTGSHRRWSPSWWCTRFALKLAGAHPERISTQHPWSGNRFDGLIIGGGDDIDPEHYGETFGERDKFDPERDQLEIQWIEWALNHNIPVLGICRGSQLVNVVRGGNLYEDISKLRNLTYNRPGLLPTKQMFIDRSSTLFTVCGKPKLRVNSLHHQAIKEVGNGLRIVGRDLDSFVQAIESTDDKAIFGVQWHPEYLFYLPSQFSLFRWLVTSSDENQ; encoded by the coding sequence ATGGATAAAAAGCCAAGAATAGGGGTAACGGGAAGTCATCGGCGTTGGTCTCCGTCGTGGTGGTGCACTCGGTTTGCATTGAAATTAGCCGGTGCACATCCTGAGCGGATTAGCACTCAACATCCGTGGTCTGGGAACCGTTTTGATGGCTTAATCATCGGCGGCGGCGATGATATTGATCCGGAACATTATGGCGAAACGTTTGGGGAAAGAGATAAATTCGATCCGGAGCGAGATCAGCTCGAAATCCAGTGGATAGAGTGGGCATTAAACCACAATATTCCGGTGTTAGGGATATGCCGAGGATCGCAGCTTGTGAATGTGGTTCGCGGCGGAAACTTATATGAAGACATCTCCAAGTTACGTAATCTTACCTATAATCGTCCAGGATTATTGCCCACCAAACAAATGTTCATAGATAGAAGCTCTACGTTATTTACGGTATGTGGTAAACCTAAGTTACGTGTTAATAGCTTACATCATCAAGCGATTAAAGAGGTGGGGAATGGTTTGCGTATTGTTGGTCGCGATCTTGATAGCTTTGTTCAAGCCATTGAAAGTACCGATGATAAGGCTATTTTTGGCGTGCAATGGCACCCAGAATATCTTTTTTACTTACCGAGTCAGTTTTCATTGTTCCGTTGGTTAGTCACTTCATCCGATGAGAATCAGTAA
- a CDS encoding amidoligase family protein gives MAFNVPPIKTTDTDDVRNVGFEIEFTGLTLTHVTSILSNVFGGELKQKSEVEYELHTSEYGKFKVELDWEFLKNAALEAKMNDHRHKRVEFLHQMALSVVPLEIVFPPFPLDKLDKLDEIIIALREAGARGTDDSVVAAFGVHINPEIPSLDVATFQAYLRAFGLLQWWLNESHEVNFARKMSPYIKLYSEDYVERLLAKNYEDLDELIDDYLAHNPSRNRALDMLPLFAYVNEDKVKKVITDSKVNARPTFHYRLPNCLIEHTGWSFASSWNIWHKVEVLAADPDALAFLSRRFKEMSLPVIGVKRSEWIREINLWIKSQE, from the coding sequence ATGGCTTTTAACGTTCCTCCTATAAAAACGACGGATACTGATGACGTTCGCAACGTTGGATTTGAAATCGAATTTACAGGACTCACACTCACCCATGTCACCAGTATTTTGTCCAATGTATTTGGCGGCGAACTCAAGCAAAAATCTGAAGTTGAGTATGAGTTGCACACTTCAGAGTATGGTAAATTTAAAGTAGAGCTCGATTGGGAGTTTCTCAAAAATGCCGCTTTAGAAGCGAAAATGAACGACCATCGGCACAAACGTGTTGAGTTCTTACATCAGATGGCATTGTCTGTGGTGCCTCTCGAAATCGTATTCCCGCCCTTCCCATTAGATAAATTAGATAAGCTTGATGAGATCATTATCGCGCTGCGAGAAGCGGGGGCAAGAGGCACCGATGATTCAGTCGTGGCGGCGTTTGGTGTTCATATCAACCCTGAAATTCCATCGCTAGATGTGGCGACGTTCCAAGCGTATTTACGTGCTTTTGGGTTGCTCCAATGGTGGCTTAATGAGTCTCATGAAGTCAATTTTGCGCGTAAAATGAGCCCATATATCAAGCTTTACTCAGAAGATTATGTGGAGCGCCTTCTCGCCAAAAACTATGAAGATTTGGATGAGTTGATTGATGATTACCTCGCGCACAACCCAAGCCGCAATCGGGCTTTAGATATGCTGCCGCTGTTTGCGTATGTGAATGAAGATAAAGTTAAAAAAGTAATCACGGATAGTAAGGTCAATGCCAGACCAACGTTTCATTATCGCTTGCCTAACTGCTTAATTGAACACACCGGATGGAGCTTTGCCTCTTCATGGAATATTTGGCATAAGGTCGAAGTCTTGGCTGCCGATCCAGATGCATTGGCGTTTTTATCTCGTCGTTTTAAAGAGATGTCTTTGCCTGTCATTGGCGTCAAACGAAGTGAGTGGATTAGGGAAATAAATCTATGGATAAAAAGCCAAGAATAG
- a CDS encoding ABC transporter ATP-binding protein — MLSVNQLAVTIGRNEILKPVSFDLDAGQSLALLGRNGAGKSTLVKGLAGLVKSTGMTKVDSLTINDMTAKDRSQIIGYVAQDFSSTSVRLCVFELLLLAQNSQNMSFRASPESLVLAQEMLDRLGLAHLSDRMLSEMSGGQRQMVALALALIHKPKLLLLDEPTSALDLSNQLQLLQVVRDYTKEHDIYTIMVLHDLNLAHRFADQTMILESGDIAAAGDTHEVLTSEQIAKSYGVNCEVFVGSDGFRSIHPLSSV, encoded by the coding sequence ATGCTCAGTGTCAATCAATTAGCCGTCACGATTGGTCGCAATGAGATTTTAAAACCTGTAAGTTTTGATTTAGATGCAGGTCAATCTCTGGCGCTATTAGGGCGTAACGGGGCAGGAAAATCGACGCTGGTGAAAGGATTAGCGGGCTTGGTTAAATCAACCGGCATGACGAAAGTGGATAGCTTGACCATTAATGACATGACGGCCAAAGATCGTAGTCAAATCATTGGCTATGTCGCACAAGATTTTTCTTCTACTAGTGTTCGCTTGTGTGTGTTTGAATTGCTTCTATTGGCGCAAAATAGCCAAAATATGAGTTTTCGTGCTTCGCCAGAAAGTCTGGTATTAGCTCAAGAAATGCTGGATAGGCTGGGCCTAGCGCATTTGAGTGATCGTATGTTGAGTGAAATGTCAGGCGGACAACGTCAAATGGTAGCATTGGCATTAGCCTTAATTCATAAACCTAAACTATTATTGTTAGACGAGCCGACATCTGCGTTAGATTTATCGAATCAACTACAGTTGCTACAGGTCGTGCGTGATTATACCAAAGAGCATGATATTTATACGATTATGGTATTGCATGATTTAAATTTGGCGCATCGCTTTGCCGATCAAACCATGATTTTAGAGTCGGGCGATATTGCGGCCGCAGGAGACACCCACGAGGTGCTGACGTCCGAGCAAATTGCCAAAAGTTATGGGGTCAATTGTGAGGTGTTTGTTGGGTCGGATGGATTTCGAAGTATTCATCCGCTCTCGTCGGTATAG
- a CDS encoding FecCD family ABC transporter permease, with the protein MNDVSQTLGHVPSYHVYKSNVRRKVVLLAGCFVLTLIAIAVDLLSGSGTLPWSQAFEALVHPERVSRMVQVVMWDLRMPVTITAVISGIGLALAGLLMQTVLDNPLAEPFTLGISSAAGFGAALVIVFQTTLFSFLPVDYLLTANAFVFSLATVLFIGIFSARKGLSVEMIVMLGIAVHFVFSALLGLAQYVADVDQLQSLVFWLMGSLQKSTWTQVGINTTITVIIVPILLFLSWQISALRGFGEQAQVLGISVARLRMLLLVFAALLASAITATIGVVGFIGLVAPHVARMLVGEDQRFTQLMTMIIGALIMTVSSIISKLLIPGVILPIGMVTSLLGVPFFVWLVFGRSMGRR; encoded by the coding sequence ATGAATGATGTCTCTCAAACACTGGGCCACGTGCCCAGTTATCACGTTTATAAAAGTAATGTTCGTCGTAAAGTCGTGCTGTTAGCGGGCTGTTTTGTTTTAACCTTAATCGCCATCGCTGTTGATTTATTATCAGGTTCAGGAACGCTTCCTTGGTCACAGGCGTTTGAAGCACTGGTTCATCCTGAGCGTGTCTCACGTATGGTACAGGTCGTCATGTGGGATTTGCGTATGCCAGTGACTATTACCGCGGTCATTTCCGGTATTGGTTTGGCATTGGCAGGGTTATTAATGCAAACCGTGCTAGATAACCCATTAGCAGAACCATTTACCTTGGGAATTTCTTCGGCCGCGGGGTTTGGTGCCGCGCTGGTCATTGTCTTTCAAACGACGTTATTTAGCTTTCTTCCGGTTGACTATTTATTGACCGCTAATGCGTTTGTGTTTTCATTGGCGACCGTATTATTTATTGGGATTTTCTCTGCGCGTAAAGGCTTGTCGGTCGAGATGATTGTCATGCTTGGTATAGCGGTGCATTTCGTGTTTTCAGCGTTACTTGGGCTTGCGCAATATGTGGCCGATGTAGACCAACTGCAGTCTCTTGTATTCTGGCTGATGGGTTCTCTGCAAAAGAGCACATGGACCCAAGTGGGCATTAATACCACGATAACGGTTATCATTGTGCCTATATTGCTGTTTTTATCGTGGCAAATTTCGGCACTACGCGGTTTTGGTGAGCAAGCACAAGTGCTTGGTATTTCAGTGGCTCGCTTACGTATGTTGCTATTAGTCTTTGCCGCGCTATTGGCGAGTGCGATTACCGCCACCATTGGTGTGGTTGGGTTTATTGGCTTGGTGGCGCCTCATGTGGCGCGCATGCTCGTCGGCGAAGATCAGCGTTTCACCCAGCTAATGACGATGATTATTGGCGCATTAATTATGACGGTATCATCGATCATCAGTAAACTTCTGATTCCCGGCGTGATTTTACCTATTGGGATGGTGACATCGCTATTGGGAGTGCCATTTTTCGTTTGGTTAGTCTTCGGACGTAGCATGGGGAGACGATAA
- a CDS encoding ABC transporter substrate-binding protein, translating to MRNLVVSLVVVLSSLFSVCSYATTYPLTVTDMAGRHVKINSEPQRLVLQDGRDAMMLAVLDKDAPFKRVVAWNNILKKNDVGLWTRLVKQWPKGNDILDMNFGDSGELNLEEVLTHRPDLLVAELRSKPALEQGGVIRTLKKLDVPVLFIDTAEHPIKNAPASVKLLGKVLNKEANGQAYYDFYQAHLKHVKEGVKAAVAMQGGKRTNVFIEAHAGLKGANDCCFTHNHFGWADLVEAAGGHNLGSELLKGPTGVVAMEKVLALDPQVYVMTGSQWRGKSKSIALPLGYDVKEQSVQTSFTHLLSRPGFKQMAAYKNQRIYGVYHQFYNHPYNIVAIEGLAKDFYPEQFKNIDPTETYQTILTRFTDIKRDDHLTLFSHAKE from the coding sequence ATGCGAAATTTAGTAGTCAGTCTTGTTGTGGTATTGAGCAGTTTATTTTCTGTGTGCTCATACGCCACAACATACCCGCTTACAGTGACAGACATGGCCGGACGACACGTTAAAATTAACTCTGAACCACAACGTTTAGTGTTACAAGATGGTCGCGATGCGATGATGCTCGCCGTATTAGATAAAGATGCACCATTTAAACGTGTGGTGGCGTGGAACAATATTCTGAAAAAAAATGATGTGGGTCTATGGACACGCTTAGTCAAGCAATGGCCTAAAGGCAACGACATTCTTGATATGAACTTTGGGGATAGTGGTGAGTTAAATTTAGAAGAAGTATTAACGCATCGCCCTGATTTACTCGTTGCTGAATTGCGTTCAAAGCCAGCGCTTGAGCAAGGTGGTGTCATACGTACACTGAAAAAATTAGATGTGCCAGTACTGTTTATTGATACGGCAGAGCATCCAATTAAAAATGCTCCAGCAAGCGTTAAATTATTAGGCAAGGTGTTGAACAAAGAAGCGAACGGTCAAGCTTACTACGATTTTTACCAAGCTCATTTAAAGCATGTTAAAGAAGGCGTAAAAGCGGCGGTTGCTATGCAAGGCGGTAAGCGTACTAACGTATTTATTGAAGCTCATGCGGGACTAAAAGGCGCGAATGATTGCTGCTTTACCCATAATCATTTTGGTTGGGCTGATTTAGTTGAAGCCGCAGGCGGTCACAATTTAGGTTCTGAGCTACTGAAAGGCCCAACGGGCGTAGTCGCGATGGAAAAAGTTCTCGCGCTTGATCCACAAGTGTATGTGATGACTGGCAGTCAGTGGCGTGGTAAGAGTAAATCTATTGCCCTACCACTAGGGTATGATGTTAAAGAACAAAGTGTACAAACATCGTTCACTCACTTACTTTCACGTCCCGGTTTTAAACAAATGGCGGCGTACAAAAACCAGCGTATATACGGTGTTTACCACCAATTCTATAACCATCCTTACAATATCGTTGCCATTGAAGGGCTAGCGAAAGATTTCTATCCAGAGCAATTTAAAAATATCGACCCAACAGAAACGTATCAAACCATCTTAACTCGTTTCACCGATATTAAGCGTGATGACCACTTGACGTTATTTTCACACGCGAAGGAATAA
- a CDS encoding ABC transporter ATP-binding protein, with the protein MASSIEIKNLTKEFGDTTVLNDISFNIKQNEFVVFLGPSGCGKSTLLRMIAGLESLSDGEIWMDGHRLDTLAPGERGISMVFQSYALYPHMTVEGNMTFGLKNIGTPPNEIATRIKDAARILEIEHLLDRKPAELSGGQRQRVAIGRAIVRQPSAFLFDEPLSNLDAALRSRTRIELADLHNRVNATMIYVTHDQIEAMTLADRIVILNQSHIEQIGSPIEIYRYPASKFVARFVGSPAMNILPVDKLDRNDPFATVHINQVKPITSTIETAKLPDDSQFEMGIRAEDIYITEDEAKAHASGEVQFIERLGDRTLVHVLLENKHTIIVETSSKQEVENQQRVSINFDFENMHLFDSKEKAYQGGHHD; encoded by the coding sequence ATGGCATCTTCTATAGAGATTAAAAATTTAACTAAAGAATTTGGTGATACAACCGTCCTCAACGATATCTCTTTTAACATTAAACAAAATGAATTTGTCGTATTTTTAGGGCCATCTGGCTGCGGAAAATCAACTTTGCTGCGTATGATTGCTGGTCTTGAAAGCCTCTCAGATGGGGAGATTTGGATGGATGGGCATCGACTAGATACACTCGCTCCCGGTGAACGCGGTATCTCCATGGTCTTCCAAAGCTATGCGCTCTATCCCCATATGACCGTTGAAGGCAATATGACGTTTGGCCTTAAAAATATTGGGACACCTCCAAATGAAATCGCAACGCGTATTAAAGATGCCGCCCGAATTTTAGAAATTGAACATTTACTGGATCGCAAACCTGCGGAACTGTCTGGTGGTCAAAGACAGCGGGTTGCTATCGGTCGTGCGATTGTTCGCCAACCAAGCGCTTTTCTATTTGATGAACCTCTTTCTAACTTAGATGCTGCCTTGCGTAGCCGAACTCGCATCGAGCTTGCTGATCTGCACAATCGTGTGAACGCGACCATGATTTATGTTACGCACGACCAAATTGAAGCGATGACATTAGCGGATCGCATCGTGATATTAAACCAAAGTCACATTGAACAAATCGGCTCACCGATTGAAATTTACCGCTACCCTGCAAGTAAATTTGTGGCACGCTTTGTCGGCTCACCCGCAATGAATATATTGCCGGTTGATAAACTTGATCGTAATGACCCCTTCGCTACCGTACACATTAATCAAGTAAAACCCATCACATCGACCATTGAAACCGCAAAACTTCCTGACGATTCTCAATTTGAGATGGGCATTCGAGCTGAAGATATTTATATCACAGAAGATGAAGCCAAAGCTCACGCCAGCGGCGAAGTACAGTTTATTGAGCGTTTAGGCGATCGTACATTGGTACACGTGTTACTTGAAAATAAACATACCATCATTGTCGAAACATCAAGCAAACAAGAAGTTGAAAACCAACAGCGCGTCTCGATTAATTTTGATTTCGAAAATATGCACCTTTTTGACTCGAAAGAAAAAGCCTATCAAGGAGGACATCATGATTGA
- a CDS encoding carbohydrate ABC transporter permease produces MIEARSNKERWSNMLFIAPYMCIFIGMIAVPLVWGIDLSFKKVDLFSPGHYVGWKNYERLFSNDIFLQTVGNTFYFVLLTVPALIIVGLLLALALNRQTRTANILRGIFFASTILSVTVVTLIWRIIFIPNDGFMSMVFKAFDMTPIPFLSSPDWALGSIAIATIWWCLGLPMILFTAALQQIPKELYEAAELDNASKWATFRSITFPSITRTIVLVLIIQIIMQFQLFGQALLMTNGGPNNASRSIVMFIYDAGFRRWDIGMAAAASQVLFIIILIAALAQFAFSRKKG; encoded by the coding sequence ATGATTGAAGCTCGCTCAAATAAAGAGCGCTGGAGTAACATGCTGTTTATTGCTCCTTACATGTGCATCTTTATCGGTATGATTGCGGTTCCGCTGGTTTGGGGCATTGATCTCAGCTTCAAAAAAGTCGACCTATTTAGCCCTGGTCATTATGTCGGATGGAAAAACTATGAACGGTTATTCTCAAATGACATTTTTCTCCAAACCGTCGGTAACACATTCTACTTTGTTTTACTGACTGTTCCCGCATTAATTATCGTTGGGTTGCTTTTGGCGCTCGCACTAAACCGTCAAACGCGCACAGCAAATATCTTGCGAGGCATTTTCTTTGCGTCGACGATCCTTTCAGTAACAGTCGTCACCCTCATTTGGCGTATTATTTTTATTCCTAATGATGGCTTTATGTCGATGGTATTTAAAGCCTTTGATATGACGCCTATTCCGTTTTTATCGAGCCCCGATTGGGCCTTAGGCTCAATTGCGATTGCTACGATTTGGTGGTGCCTAGGCTTACCGATGATTTTGTTTACGGCTGCACTACAGCAGATACCGAAAGAATTGTACGAAGCTGCAGAACTCGATAACGCCAGTAAATGGGCAACGTTTAGAAGTATTACGTTCCCATCGATCACTCGCACCATCGTGCTGGTATTAATCATCCAGATCATTATGCAATTCCAATTGTTCGGACAAGCATTATTGATGACAAATGGCGGTCCAAATAACGCTTCACGCTCTATTGTCATGTTTATCTACGATGCGGGCTTCCGTCGCTGGGATATTGGTATGGCTGCTGCTGCCTCTCAAGTGTTATTTATTATTATCTTGATAGCCGCACTCGCCCAATTTGCCTTCAGCCGTAAGAAAGGGTAA
- a CDS encoding carbohydrate ABC transporter permease — protein sequence MDTVKMSTKTNIKEDQGKGRYKTFRPGSQKALNPWLILTIIFSLLMIAPFLWMVGLSLKDNQELMLGSDAVFHFPYTLENYVNIFHNSLVFQWFINSVIVSLFMTLGVLTLSSLAGYAFARLDFPLKNVIFVVVLMGLAVPEQAVIIARHQIFSLLHLHNTYAGLILPGLSAPFGVFLMTQFFKAIPKEIDEAAIMDNASKFKIFFKVLLPLTIPAQATLAILTFLTSWNDYFWPMISATDKSMYTITVGIASSQTNFAQTEGLGYLSSQAIFSAIPIILVYIFFQRHIVTAVAGGAVKQ from the coding sequence ATGGATACAGTAAAAATGTCGACAAAAACCAATATCAAGGAAGATCAAGGCAAAGGTCGCTATAAAACGTTCCGCCCTGGGAGCCAAAAAGCGCTGAACCCTTGGTTGATTCTTACCATTATCTTCTCACTTTTAATGATTGCACCCTTCTTGTGGATGGTTGGGTTAAGTCTTAAAGATAACCAAGAATTGATGCTAGGTTCTGATGCAGTTTTTCACTTCCCATACACCTTAGAAAACTATGTAAACATCTTCCATAATTCGCTAGTTTTTCAATGGTTTATAAACAGCGTCATCGTGTCTCTATTTATGACACTTGGTGTACTTACTCTGTCATCACTGGCAGGCTATGCCTTTGCCCGTTTAGACTTTCCTCTGAAGAACGTCATTTTTGTCGTCGTTCTTATGGGGTTAGCCGTGCCAGAACAAGCGGTCATTATTGCTCGTCACCAAATATTCAGCCTTTTGCATCTACACAATACCTATGCTGGGCTTATTTTACCTGGGCTCTCTGCTCCGTTTGGAGTCTTTTTGATGACGCAATTTTTTAAAGCCATTCCCAAAGAAATTGATGAAGCGGCGATCATGGATAATGCCTCTAAATTCAAAATATTCTTTAAAGTGTTATTACCGTTAACGATACCAGCACAAGCGACGCTTGCGATATTAACGTTTTTAACATCATGGAACGATTACTTCTGGCCAATGATTTCGGCGACGGATAAATCGATGTATACCATCACTGTCGGGATTGCCTCTTCGCAAACTAACTTTGCGCAAACAGAAGGATTGGGATACTTAAGCTCTCAAGCCATCTTCTCGGCAATTCCAATTATCTTAGTTTACATCTTCTTCCAACGTCATATCGTAACCGCGGTTGCGGGCGGCGCAGTTAAACAATAA